One genomic segment of Helianthus annuus cultivar XRQ/B chromosome 14, HanXRQr2.0-SUNRISE, whole genome shotgun sequence includes these proteins:
- the LOC110906391 gene encoding uncharacterized protein LOC110906391 yields the protein MSVLNFFSLKDLQDSTNDLLHSPQLKTSLSRHEQGQTCLQMVSDSSLKMLDSCGRTKDILFLVKTHIQDLQSTFHRITLGETSSTEKKFVAYHHHRKDLRKQMLKRLKSLKITKNTSTSNKYDDDNLMVVVNVLGEVRETIISLLDSLMLLMSMPNPNPKARNSMNSNGFVQVKAKFMRMNSLSPWEKCDVHAVRCAIERLEAVESAVEDLEVELECIFKRLIRTRVLLLNILSN from the coding sequence ATGTCAGTCTTGAATTTCTTTTCTCTAAAAGACTTGCAAGATTCCACAAACGATTTGCTCCATTCACCTCAACTCAAAACCTCCCTCTCGCGTCACGAACAAGGCCAAACATGTCTTCAAATGGTGTCCGATTCCTCGTTGAAGATGTTGGATTCGTGTGGGCGAACCAAAGACATACTTTTTCTTGTCAAAACTCATATCCAAGACCTCCAGTCGACATTTCATCGAATAACTCTTGGTGAAACATCTTCCACTGAAAAGAAATTTGTAGCTTATCATCACCATAGAAAAGATCTAAGGAAACAGATGTTAAAGCGGCTAAAATCGCTTAAAATTACAAAGAACACGAGTACAAGCAATAAGTATGATGATGATAACCTAATGGTTGTAGTGAATGTGTTGGGTGAAGTTAGAGAAACCATAATCTCTTTATTGGATTCACTTATGTTACTTATGTCCATGCCAAACCCTAACCCTAAGGCCAGGAACTCAATGAATTCTAATGGGTTTGTCCAAGTGAAGGCTAAATTTATGAGGATGAATAGTTTGAGCCCATGGGAGAAGTGTGACGTGCACGCCGTTCGATGTGCGATAGAGCGATTGGAGGCTGTAGAGAGTGCTGTGGAAGATTTGGAGGTTGAACTAGAATGTATTTTCAAGAGATTAATACGAACTAGGGTTTTGCTACTTAATATCCTCTCAAATTAG